One genomic region from Nocardia vinacea encodes:
- a CDS encoding exodeoxyribonuclease III has product MRLATWNVNSIRSRLDRVADFLDRQDIDVLAMQETKCRDDQFPFERFDELGYEVAHIGLNQWNGVAIASRIGLDDVEAAFPDQPGFDKDAAESLISTPIVESRALGATCGGVRVWSLYVPNGRTLHDPHYTYKLEWLAALRANGAQWLAAHPEAQIALVGDWNIAPTDDDVWSVEFFADKTHTSQPERDAFNAIVETGFADVMRPYAPGPGVYTYWDYTQLRFPRKEGMRIDFILASPALAARTKDAMVDREERKGKSPSDHAPVIAEFTD; this is encoded by the coding sequence GTGCGTCTCGCGACCTGGAACGTCAATTCGATCCGCTCCCGCCTCGACCGGGTCGCGGACTTCCTCGACCGCCAGGACATCGATGTGCTCGCGATGCAGGAGACCAAATGCCGCGACGACCAGTTCCCGTTCGAGCGCTTCGACGAGCTCGGCTATGAAGTCGCCCACATCGGGCTGAACCAGTGGAACGGCGTCGCCATCGCCTCTCGCATCGGCCTCGACGATGTGGAAGCCGCGTTCCCGGACCAGCCCGGCTTCGACAAGGATGCGGCCGAATCGCTGATCAGCACCCCGATCGTGGAATCGCGCGCACTCGGTGCGACCTGCGGCGGCGTCCGGGTGTGGAGCCTCTACGTCCCCAACGGCCGCACCCTGCACGACCCGCACTACACCTACAAACTGGAATGGCTTGCCGCCTTGCGCGCCAACGGCGCCCAGTGGCTCGCCGCGCATCCGGAGGCGCAGATCGCCCTGGTCGGCGACTGGAATATCGCCCCGACCGACGACGATGTCTGGTCCGTCGAATTCTTCGCCGACAAAACCCACACCTCCCAACCCGAACGCGACGCCTTCAACGCCATCGTCGAAACCGGCTTCGCCGACGTCATGCGCCCCTACGCCCCCGGCCCCGGCGTCTACACCTACTGGGACTACACCCAACTGCGCTTCCCCCGAAAAGAAGGCATGCGCATCGATTTCATCCTCGCCTCCCCCGCACTCGCCGCCCGCACCAAAGACGCGATGGTCGATCGTGAGGAACGAAAAGGCAAGAGCCCGAGCGACCACGCCCCCGTAATCGCCGAATTCACCGACTGA